In Kryptolebias marmoratus isolate JLee-2015 linkage group LG4, ASM164957v2, whole genome shotgun sequence, the following proteins share a genomic window:
- the smug1 gene encoding single-strand-selective monofunctional uracil-DNA glycosylase 1 produces the protein MFNGTSAGNCGEPEAGLVLRESKKEGLADGTPSSLFLQAELELNAHLRRLSFSDPVRYVYNPLEYAWEPHRCYVETYCQPGQSVLFLGMNPGPFGMAQTGVPFGEVRSVVEWLRISGEVGRPDTEHPKRRILGLSCTQSEVSGARFWGFFRKLCGEPTRFFRHCFVHNLCPLIFMSASGKNLTPPELPAAEREALLSLCDSALCRVVQALHVSMVIGVGRVAEQRARRALSAAGVTVRVEGIMHPSPRNPQANKGWEDVAKAKLAELGVLSLLSS, from the exons ATGTTTAATGGTACTTCAGCAGGAAATTGTGGAGAGCCAGAAGCGGGTCTGGTTCTCCGTGAATCAAAGAAGGAAGGACTCGCAGACGGGACCCCCTCCTCTCTGTTCCTGCAGGCTGAGCTGGAGCTGAACGCCCATCTCCGTCGGCTCTCCTTCTCCGACCCCGTCCGCTACGTCTACAACCCGCTGGAGTACGCCTGGGAGCCCCACCGCTGCTACGTGGAGACGTACTGCCAGCCCGGACAAAGCGTCCTGTTTCTGGGGATGAATCCCGGGCCCTTCGGCATGGCTCAGACCGGG GTCCCTTTCGGTGAGGTGAGGTCTGTCGTCGAGTGGCTGAGGATCTCAGGGGAGGTCGGCCGTCCTGACACTGAGCACCCAAAGCGGCGGATCCTGGGCCTGAGCTGCACGCAGAGTGAAGTGAGCGGCGCACGGTTTTGGGGTTTCTTCAGGAAACTGTGTGGCGAACCAACACGGTTCTTCCGGCACTGCTTTGTGCACAATCTGTGCCCGCTGATCTTTATGAGTGCCAGTGGGAAGAATCTGACTCCCCCTGAGCTCCCTGCAGCCGAGCGGGAAGCCCTGCTCTCCCTGTGTGACTCTGCCCTGTGCAGAGTCGTGCAGGCTCTGCACGTCTCCATGGTGATTGGTGTGGGAAGGGTGGCGGAGCAGCGGGCGCGACGGGCGCTGTCTGCTGCGGGTGTCACTGTGCGAGTCGAGGGCATTATGCATCCGTCGCCCAGGAACCCACAGGCCAATAAGGGCTGGGAGGACGTGGCTAAAGCTAAGCTGGCAGAACTCGGAGTTCTGTCACTGCTGAGCAGCTAA